TCCTTCTGGCCAAAAATTCGTTATCCATAACCTTTATTGCAAATAAGCAATTTGTTCCTATCAGCTCGGCAAGATAGACTGTACCAATATCTCCACAACCCAACTTCTTCAGTAGATTGAAATGACCCAAACCTAGGAATCCATGCTGCTTCTTCACCTGGTTGATAGCCTCCCATCTTGCATCCTTAGACATGTGCGGTCTGATGCCAGAACAAGGCGCACTTAGATTGCTCTCTTCGCTTAAAGTAGTGCTACTGCTATAGTCACCAATACTACTCTTTGAGCTTTGGGAGAAGTCCCCTTCCCTGTATTTTgatgttttgttcaattttgaaACGGGAGTACTACTATTGTCACAGTTATACCCAATTTGGTCAGGTTTACTAGCACCACAGTTTGCAGTCCCCGGGCTGACTTCAGGAGGCACATATGCAGAAACAGCAGTTGCGGGGTGATTGCTAGAATCGCCTTTCGCATCCTTTAATGCACAGTGACACCTCTGACAGATAGCTTTGTCACTGGAAACCGTATCGCCATTTTCATCTGAGAGATGAGAAATGTCTAATGCTTGCAAAGTTTCCGGTTTTGGTTTCTTCTTAATGTTATTTTTGTTCCGAATAGCTGGTTTTATGGCACGAGATGTGCTTCTTGTTGACTTGAGATCCTTGCTGCTCTTTGCTGCATTGGATAAAGGCACACTTTGCAATCTGCCTTTCCGTTTTAGTTTGGGTGCAGCTCTATGCACTCCTTTAACCGAGGTACCACCACTTCTAGATGAATTTCTTGTCGCCTTTATTGGAGCAGTGTTCCCCTTTTCTGGCTCTAATTCCCCGTAAACAGAAGAACAAATCGGTACCGAAGGAACTGGAGTGTGAGTGTGGAAGTCTTCATCATTCACTACCGTTTCTAATGACTGAATGTCAAGAGGGGCACATGAAGGTTCAGCTTCACATTGCACTCTATTGGAATCTCTAGATTTCATAGCTTGTTTATCAACCAATTGAGGAGAGGAATTGTTTTTCTTTGGAGACTTCTTGGGATCGGGATGGGGAAGAGACGACTCTGCATCTTTTGATATTGGTTGATCAACCGACCTAAGAGGAGTACTTCGCTTTGGTGACTTCGTCTTGGTCTCTCGAATGTGTTGAGGTACCTCATCGAAGGGGCTCGAAATGGTTTCGGCGGGCTCCCTTCTCTCCTTTTGTTGGACGATCGACCCGGTAATCTTAGAAGTTGGTTCACCAACCAATCTAGGGGACGAAAGGGCACTTTGGTTCGGTGACTTCAACTTGGACTCTTGGCAGTATCGAGGCACCTTCTCCGAAAAACTTGAAGTGCTTTCTGCAGGAACTATTCTAGCACTTCGGTATACAGAAGACTCGGCAGTCTTGATGGTTGGGTTCATGAAATGTCGTGGAGAAGACTGCGCGCTACGGACTGATCTCAAGTTGGATTCATGTAGGAAATGAGGCACCCTAGACGAAAAACTCGAAGAGCCTTCTTCAGACACGGGAGATATTTCCCCTCTTCCATCATCAACAGACCTGTAAGAGTGTGTAAACCTTCCAGCTTCTGATACACTAGGAGAACCGGGCGCCTTTGATAATCTTTTCATAGCAGCCATTTCCGATGCCTGAGAAATGCATAATCCCCGCAACGCTTGTTTTAGAGAGACTGGTTCAGAGAACCCTATTCCTGGCGAATGattcccaccaccaccacccctcATTGGTCTTTTCGAGGCATCTCTTCTAGGTCGATCCGACAAATCCAGACTCTTTGACGTTCGCAGGTCAATTGCCTCGAAAAGCCGATTAATATCATCCTCCAAATACTTATTATTCTGTCCCTTTTTCGACACAGGAGGCTTCCAGTCTCTTTCAGCTGTTCTTGCCTGGCGGGATTTTCCAGATGGAGGAACCAATTTCAGCTCCTCCTTAGATTCAACAATTTCAGAAACACGCGTAAATGAACTCATTACTTGGCAGCAAACACAGCACAGAAATCAAAGACGACTTGGCCTAAATAGGACAACTATTCATAAGGCTTGTAAGCAGAACACAATACTGGGATAAAGAACCAATGGCCATATCCAAACCTTCATTTGTAAGGGAAAGTGAAAGTTTCTTATCCACTCTCAGTTCTTCATTAATAATGTCACCTGAGTATATGTCAAGACCACCAACCTGCAATTACAACCAAGATTTTCACTCACATTAATTACATACAGTTAGATATCTCATTTTACAAGTATGAAGTCTTTACATACAGAAGAACATATATGCGTAAAACAGCGAAAAAAAGACGTATTGAATCCACAACACCATAAATATGCTCGACTCAATGCAACTATGCAAGCAATGGAATTTTAAGGGGATTTCAGTTGCATTTATAAGAAGTTGAATCCAAATTTCTACACAAGATTTATATCAGGATCAAGCTGAAATTTTCCAGCTGAAGATCCCACACCAATCAAGAATGGAAACCTAGATAACCATAATTTCTAGGAGGCAAATTAAATTTCAATCTGCAGGCAGCATCTTCCTTTAAAACAGAACATACAGTTCCAGAACAAAGTTAAGAACTTTCACTATAGCAAGCAGCACTATTTTCTTCTGATTTCAAAACAAAGTTGAAGATTCAACTGGCAACTCCCATTGTGAACAAACTACTGTCAAAACCAAGATCTGTAGTTCTGATACAATCTGTTCATTTCCAAAACTTGCAAtgagatttttcatttttggggAATGGAGGAATGTAGTTCCATCAAGTTCACCTTCATATTAAAAAAcagaaccccccccccccaccccaccccttcCCATTCACTTCAAAAGAAAACACCATTAATCCCTCATTTTCCCACCATTAACAGCAAAGATTGAAACTTTCAATCCCAGAGAACTaacccaaaccaaaccaaaataaaagaagaaagcCCTTACATTATTCCAGCTTCAGCTTGAAGTAAGAagaacatatttcaaaaaaaaaaaaaaaaaaaagaaaaaaaaagagagagcaAAATACACAAACCAAAGATTCAACAGTTGGGGAGAGCTCAACAACGACCAAAAACACCTCAAAGCAAAACAATATAGCAGATCGAAGATGCAATTAGCTAACGAAGCAAACTTACATCAGAGAAGTACGATTTGCAGAGATCTAATGCACTTCAGATTcagaaaacaataaattaaagaaaatgtggAGTTTGAAAAACCCTAAATAAGTGAGAGAATGGGTCTCTTTTTAAAAGAACTGTTTTCTGATTCTCAGGGAAGAGAAATGCAGGATGGCAAAGctggggaagagagagagagagagagctctCATTTCTAAGCTTCATTCActgctttctctctctttctgtgtaatttttttgttgtattttGGGACATGGGACCCATCCCACTGTGGAGTAGTGGGCCCACATTTTCTTTGGATTCGaattttgcattattttaaattggttccttttatgaaaaaaaaaactataatttagTTTTAATAACCTATCAACATAATAATATCataatctaaaaataataaaaagattaaaagaaccTACGATCTACATCCCATGGAGAAGAGAGGTGTAGGGATTATAGTGGtgaaaatgattaaaattattaggtcaGCATGAAAACTATAAACGAGACATCGAAAAATGGTAATGTTAAAAATAATTCttattaaaatactaattttttgaaatataaaataataatttctttataattcaaattttgaaaacacatttaattaaacttttaaatgttTCTCAAATctgtatattctttttttttagtactaccgactctattaatatttgttcataactatactttctcaacttattgaagcacaaatagtcaatattGTCGGGCTCGAACCTATAACCTCCCACTAGACTGTAATGTCATATTATTTTTACCTATTTAAGTACTAAGagagatatttttattttgttttaatagtataatatgataatatgatatgttatgttatgatattgacaaatttttaaataattataggttgctatttaattaatttttggttACCTAGGAGATGAGGGGGCATATCataagaataaaaatggaagaaaaaaatacactaaCTAATCTTATTACATATTTGGTATGATTTGGTCATTGCAACAGATCCCTTGACCTTCTACACCCACTTCCTTCATTGGGTGCTAAAATCGATGTGATTTTGACATATTACATAGAAGTGAAATTTATTTAGTGTACATATTTTGatagtaattactaattttttgaaaaaaaaaaaaaaaaaaaaaNaaaaaaaaaaaaaaaaaaaaacctttaagcCTATGCATATATGATTTGACCAACTTAGGAGCACATCACTTTCTGGGTTGAAAAACAAACTAAGGCATCAGTGTCTCAAATTAAGGATGACAAAACAATGAAAATTCTTAGGATTAATCAAAGAATTGGAGACACATAtttgtattataataatatatgattattttaatCTATGACTCCATGTGTAAGTTTGGTGCATCCAACAATTTATCAACAAACGTAGTGTTCTTCCACGTAGGAGTTTTTAACTTCTTATCCTTCTATTAGTTCATTCATTTCCTTACAAAATattagatttattataattacaaaataattttttttatatttagaatttATGAGATTATATGACAAGTTAACTGGcctcaagaaattaaaataggtCAATGAGGTTGATATTTTAGACTTCTTTGACTAACTATGTATGATTTGGACATCTGCGTCAAATTATCACTCGCACTTAATTGACCTGAATAAGTTGAACTACGATTAACTAATTGAAAGAATAACCTACTATAAGCTTGTCATGACGTACATTTAACCACGTTGACAtgcaaattaattaactagCCATCTACCTCTACAAACTATAGTACATCATGTCAGTTTCACTTACATGCGAGTAGTCTGCCatattcattttctattttatatcaTCATATCTGTATTTTGGACTTATTGTTAGACTGCACTCCGACCACGTTCAAACCAACTAATAATATCGTAAACTAAAGCTTTATTAGTAAATTAATTATCATCTCAAAATCTCTACTTTCATATTGTGACTCTATTTTCATACCCCATGCTAATTTACACtatcaagaacaaaacacaacATAGTAAAacatattcaaaattttcaaagagGTTAATTATTGCTTCAAAGAAAAGATGTTTAGTATATTGCACGGAGTAACACACATGATTACGGATGGACATGACGTACTCATCATTCATTAATTTATGATTTACGTGTTCTTGGACATCATTAAAGAGTTTAGGTTAGGTCATTTCAAGATCTTGATTCTTCTCCACTTTCCGTCAATTCCCATTGAAAAACTGAACTTATAATGAtgtagaataatataatatcataatttaaaacaaaaaagttgGTCAATAGTCTCAAAATGAGCGATTATGTGGGTAAAACATAATTCTCGTATTAAAAATTTACAGGTTTGATTTTTGTTAACATCTTCTCAGTTGAGTCCATGTATTACACATGAGCAAAATTTATCTGCACCATCAAATAATACATATGAATTTTCTTGTTACTAAAAAATCAGTCagtcaatattattattattattattattattattattattattattattattattatctctcATTTATTTAATATCTTACCAACCTTAGTTTATGAACATTCTATGTTATTTTTAGACTATAATCATTAATGACAAGTCATATCacattatacaattttttttccctatgtaatattaattatattaataaatggGACTCAACTAACTTGTACGCAAATcataattgataatttgatatGTAGTAGTAGCTAGCCATAGGCTATAGCCATTCACATGTGACTTTAACAtgtatgtttaattgtttatatgATAATTTGATATGTAGTACTAGCTAGCCATTCggtgaaattgaaattttgtcCAACCAAACAACGTAATTGAAACTTTCATTGAATTACAACTCAATTACATTCAACCAAATTAAACGTCCTGTTAGAATTTTCTATACACTATATTACATTGAATTACTAGTTTTTTTATACACTATATTTTCCAACTTATGCTAGACTAATCTTAAACCCTAGAATCCCTGTCCAAGGGTGTTGGAGGAGGTAAATTGCGAGTCATCCATTCTGTCCGCAATTTCCAATCCTATATGTACACTCTGTGCACAATGAATCTTCATTACTAGTTTCTTTCTAAGAAATACATTTTGAGTGTTTTAAACTTATTATCGAAAACAGCTCTAAAATGCTTTATGGAGGTCCTATAAATTTATAAGAAGAAATATcttcaaaactcaaaaaatgTTTGCTGAACCTTGAGAGTTTTGGTACATCATAGATGAACTCCCAATTTTCCTAAAATCATCAAGGGAAGTCATGCAAGATTTTCCCTTTTATCTCGACCACTTTTACTATTTCGTTATTTTGTAATTCTCTAGTTACAACTTATTTTCTCATTATTTTGGATTCTTCGTCAACTTCATGTGATGTATGGTTAGCATATTATGTATGTACTCTTGCACATTGCAAGATGAATGAAGAGTCAAATTCATAGTAAAATTTATTTGATGTGAAAAGTAAAGAGGCCTGGCAGGGAGACAAGCAAGGAGTTGCAGATGAATGATATGGAGTTGAATTGCCAACTGGTTATGAGGAAACAGTTGCCACTTGGCTATGGCTGGGTTGTATAAGGATGTCCCAATTGCAAGAATTGGACAAAAAAGTTAGGCTCAGCTCCAATCTATTATTATTTCCTCAACTGCATCGAACACTCCAAGGATTGATGCCAATAATTgatgaaagaaaaatgaaacatTCGATATATTAAGCCATCCATTGCCATGTGTTTGAAGAGACTTATTAATTGGCACACAAAAATTCACAGCCCCTTAGGTTGGTATAATAGCCCACACATGAATTACCACTACGTAACCAGCTTGGTTAGCCTGAGTGACCGTGCACTCTCATCCCTTAAAAAAAGTCGGGAGTTTAAACATCTTCTCATACAGAAAAACCAATCTGATAAGTATTTGCCAGGCCGTGGACTGGTGCGAATGAACTGAGATTAACCTGAGTTTGATACGGGCTTAAAGGTACCTCATACAGTTAATGTTTGTTCAGAAACCtcgtgataaaaaaaaaaaataaaataaaaattaccacCACGTACAATGCTAATAATGTAAAACACAAACACTATATCGTGAAGGAATTAACTATTTTTAGTATCACTACCGGAATATATTTTGCAAAAGTAGTATTGGTCCCTAACTCCCTAAGGTTTAAGTAGCGGCCATTGTTTTCATGCACCCTGCAGGAAGATAAAAGAAATTAGGTATCTGTCTTTATTTGTATCTCACATTTGTCTGAATATTTAGTGTAACTTATATAGATAATCGAACGGGTTTAGGCTCATTATTTAAGGCAAGAGatcaaaattctaaaatttttgTGAGACTATCTTACCTAAGAAGATTTTACATCAAACCCAAAGATATATTCATTCAtagcatatttttttttcaaaagtttttCTATAGTATTGctcccactgaggctcgaacccaccacctcctatataaagggaagggtttgatgccactgaactATAAGGTCCTTGGCAGCAAAATtgaacttaaaatattataattatcaaattaactaCCCGATCAACTcaacttgttgttgttggttGGCTGCTAATACTTGAAATAGCATGTGGATGAGAATAAAGCAAGAAATTGTAGTAAATTGTTTTGGGGAGGAAAGGATGTCAGATGTAGCAAGAGGTGGGTGGTGCAGTATGACAGATCTCACATACAAAAAAATTTGGAGGTTTGTGCATTGCTTTGGACTTTTCATTCAATTCtccattcaaattttttttaaaagaaaaatagattGCATCTTAGCTTGTTTGATGAGGTAGGGGAGTGAGACCTACCATATGACCAACATGattaataaataatgtattaaaaagaAGTGCATAGAAAAATAATTGTAAGAAAGCAAAATAAAAAGAGGAGAAGATAACTAGGAAAATGTAGGGTGGTCCTCAATGTGTCAATTGTCAAAAAGTAGAAGAACAATCACTTTCTTTAGGAATTAAGGTTAGAAAGGGATGGTTTGATGTTTGTTCATTTTCCACGgccattttctttttttccggCCCCcccatattaaatataaattaaataattttacaaaaaaaaaaaattaaaagaaatgagGTTGTTGGTGTAGTGATAGACACATGAGTTTGAATATATTAAAGTAAAATTAAGCAATGAGGAAAGAATATCATTCGCGAATGTGATGTTGTACCTGTTGGACTCCGAACTGATTCGAGATTccgtttttatttatttttatgttttccaTTTTCAACTAGATTGTTAAGATACCAtgaaagaaaaatgatattttttctatttttaaatggTGAATTGAAGTTTTCATTAGAAAAATGTTTGCTTTAAGTGTGAAGGGTTGGAAtcgtttaaattttaaacttgaGTTTGAGAGTttgaatttatgtatatatagtaatgCCGACAaaaagtgtgtatatatatgtgtatgataaattatattgtgaatcatgaataaatgtttatttttaatatattgaaagtacattatttgtatactgaaagttcattattttttattataccaaataataaacattcagtacttaaataatgtaccttcaaaaaatgaatttttttgggTAACCCGCAAGAGATTCATACTTATAACCACAATGTCacaagtttgaatctttactctcttggtttgagccggttagcTATGAGTAATataggtttttattttttgaaaacatgagtAATATAGGTTGGTTTACTTCATTGTAATCCTTTTCCTATGGTCACAATGTGGGGTTTACTCATACCCGTATTAGAaatatctttaatatattaaaaaatgtaatactacaTGTACCCTCGCTTTCTACTCCATTTTTTCCTCCTTGCTAAGGTATTATCCTTAATTGATTTAAACAACAATGCGGCCTCTGCTTTTATTCGTTCACTttaattatctaaaaaaaaattgcacacATAACGGGATGGaagtacatatatcattttcctattaaaaattaaaaatgtaccttaggTAGATATATCAATGTTCAAAGTGAACCTGACCCATAGTATAATgattgcatatatatgtataaatatctAGATGTTGGTCATGGTTTCTTTAGGCccgaatataaatataaattgaggCCCGGCCCATAAACATTATCCAGACCATTAGTTATCTTTTGACATCTTTAAACAGTTATGCCCCTGTCCCTCTAATACCTAACTTTTCTGATCTACTTCTTTTCATACTTAATCATCAATTAACATTGTTATTTATCGACAAAGTTTAGgtgaaaatgttaaaattttaaaatttatacaattttttttgttggtgaTCAGAAAAACCAACAACCGCTACCTGAGAGTATATATAtgagtaaattaaaatgtattaacAAAACCTTCTACGATAAATTTAACCAAAAGAATATTAGTCAAAATCGAACTTATGagtagggctgttaacgaaccgaacataaacgaacggagactgttcgtgttcgtttgttaaagaTTTTgaagtgttcgtgttcgtgttcgtttgttaaggtttttgaaaatcctgttcgtgttcgtttgttaagcgttcgttagtgttcgttaacgttcgcgaacacgttcacgaacgtgttcattaacgttaacgaacatgttcacgaacgtgcTCGCGAACGttttaacgttaacgaacatgttcacgaacgtgctcgcgaacgttaacgaataCGTTCGCGAACATattcatttacgttcatgaacacgttcaTGAACACTTAATAATCAAACACCCGCACATGTTCAttaacacaatttgttcgtgaacaagacaCCCGCACATGTTCAttaacacaatttgttcgtgaacaagaaatacGCACATGTTCAttaacacaatttgttcgtgaacaagaaataatctacgttcacgaacaataatcaaacaaacaacacaactacaaaactaatacaatttaataatcaaacaaacaacacaactacaaaactAATACAATTTGTTTATAAACATGTTCGCACAACTACAAAACTAATACAATTTGTTtataaacatgttcgcgaacattattaaacgaacacttaacGAGGTTGTTCgtgaacactactaaacgaacacaaacgagcttgttcgcgaacacttagcaaacgagcttaccattgttcaaactctgttcgtttattaactgagctctaaattttgtttgttaatgttcgtttaccttaataaacgaacataaacgaatgtttaccgagctcgaacacgagtagtttgtcgaaagctctgttcgctaacagccctaGTTATGACACATTTTAACAATTTAAGGTCTCATTTTTAGTAATTCAAAATAAGTGAATAGGCATTTGGTAAATATCCCAAAGTGAAAAAACTACTTTAACCCTAGTTTTATCCATCCTCGTGAACCCTAATTTTATACATCACGTGCGATTCACCTACAAGTTGTGTGTGTGCAATTAACCCCTTTTTTACTTGTTATATAAAACGCTAATGAGGCAATGATGTGAATGGTAAAATTATTACTTGTTCAGCAATGCACATTGAACTTACACATAGTGATCGAACATCTTCGACAATTTTTATTGGTGGTTGGTGTTTCTGATCATGCATTTCAATAGGCTGTTAATAATAACAACGAATATCGTTTTGAATTCTCTGGTTAAAAACCTTATTTTCAACTGCAAATCTTAGGGTTTCGAATACTTTCTTCTAACATTCAAAATCCTAAATGTCTACTCGTGGTATCACTTGATCTGATCCACCTAATACTTCTAACAATGAACAGATTAATAGGGGATTACAGTTAAGGTTAAGAATGTttcacaatatataattaattagttgtaAGATCCTCATTGAATGCCACTACACACTCAGTGTCACAAATTTCATTCTCAAACCTTTATAAAACCCTCACTCCCTCACTCCTCTCTTCATAAACATCTCCCCATGCTTaagaaaacaccaaaaaaatagcattacacacatatatacatatatataacaaagaaaaagaaaaaaaaaattaaaaaacccaTGAAGAGCCTCTTCATCTTCTccctcttcatcttcttcctctccgTTAGGGCGACCCCCATCTGGCCCCATGACACCCAGCGAAAGGTATATATCCTTCTCAAACCGCTAATGATTCTTCTGATCTAATCTGGTGCCTTAATTTAAACACTGCTTACTTTTGTACGATAATGTTTGTAGCCTTACATTGTATACATGGGAGAATTGCCGGATGATCCAACGATATCTGCCGTGGATGAACACCATAATTTACTTACTGAGACCCTTGGAGAGTAAGATgtccatatttttttatttttatttttttttgggatgcCTGTGACTATCCGAGAGGATATGTATGCACGGGTAACCTCTAGTCAGTGAAAGACAATAAAGGGTAAACCAGTTTAGGTTGTTGCCAATGGGTAAACTCGCCTTGTGTCTCTAGTCAGTAAAAGACAACAAAGGGTAAATTAACTTATGTTGTTGTCTATAGTTGATCagattcaaatcaagaaaatcaatagaTTGTTCTCAAGGGGATCACACTTTAAACCAATAGTCTGATCAATGTGGCACCTGCCTTGTGACTCTAGTTAGTAAAAGACAACAAAGAGTAAAATCAGCTTAAATTGTTGTCCATAGTTGATcagactcaaatcaagaaaatcaataagTTGTACTAAGAGGAATCAAACTTAAACCAATAGTCT
This region of Ipomoea triloba cultivar NCNSP0323 chromosome 15, ASM357664v1 genomic DNA includes:
- the LOC116006613 gene encoding serine/threonine-protein kinase KIPK1-like, giving the protein MSSFTRVSEIVESKEELKLVPPSGKSRQARTAERDWKPPVSKKGQNNKYLEDDINRLFEAIDLRTSKSLDLSDRPRRDASKRPMRGGGGGNHSPGIGFSEPVSLKQALRGLCISQASEMAAMKRLSKAPGSPSVSEAGRFTHSYRSVDDGRGEISPVSEEGSSSFSSRVPHFLHESNLRSVRSAQSSPRHFMNPTIKTAESSVYRSARIVPAESTSSFSEKVPRYCQESKLKSPNQSALSSPRLVGEPTSKITGSIVQQKERREPAETISSPFDEVPQHIRETKTKSPKRSTPLRSVDQPISKDAESSLPHPDPKKSPKKNNSSPQLVDKQAMKSRDSNRVQCEAEPSCAPLDIQSLETVVNDEDFHTHTPVPSVPICSSVYGELEPEKGNTAPIKATRNSSRSGGTSVKGVHRAAPKLKRKGRLQSVPLSNAAKSSKDLKSTRSTSRAIKPAIRNKNNIKKKPKPETLQALDISHLSDENGDTVSSDKAICQRCHCALKDAKGDSSNHPATAVSAYVPPEVSPGTANCGASKPDQIGYNCDNSSTPVSKLNKTSKYREGDFSQSSKSSIGDYSSSTTLSEESNLSAPCSGIRPHMSKDARWEAINQVKKQHGFLGLGHFNLLKKLGCGDIGTVYLAELIGTNCLFAIKVMDNEFLARRKKTPRAQTEREILRILDHPFLPTLYAQFTSDNLSCLVMEFCPGGDLHVLRQKQPNRYFPEPAARFYVAEVLLALEYLHMLGVVYRDLKPENIMVREDGHIMLTDFDLSLRCSVNPTLLKSSSWALEPARISGPCAGSNCIDPFCAGPSCKVSCFSPRILPATTRVRKLKAEAAAFNRSLPQLVVEPVEARSNSFVGTHEYLAPEIIKGEGHGSAVDWWTLGVFLYELLYGRTPFKGAGNEETLANVVLQSLRFPDGPMVSFQARDLIRGLLVKEPENRLGSETGAAEIKRHPFFDGLNWALIRCAIPPQVPDLCDLEVPNMAFHAKNKKFLECSGTGEHIEFDLF